The following proteins come from a genomic window of Lycium ferocissimum isolate CSIRO_LF1 chromosome 4, AGI_CSIRO_Lferr_CH_V1, whole genome shotgun sequence:
- the LOC132054458 gene encoding protein FANTASTIC FOUR 3-like: MSIIVYQDLQSCCESHIIETTTLNLKVPTPTPIVETTLPHLQSNLENITNEKCWSSLQSLSTNSKEKENTYVHPLSKRHSSSSRLSEKSLALCTENLGSETGTDQTIESSIFSFSSHESKTEKSPTLIPKTDTQVESPSSNYSKVITHNTESCRKLPPPLTTLRGSNSLHVRPHREGGRLVIEAVEAPKMRTYFQAERSNGRLRLCFFNDGSSASNFGMETTDEEKEELKVENDVFESENNDEEEEEEEEREDEEEEEENGMYMKQDMDGNSYDVEAEIGIVNCQRVRRCKEGRQGNKTFCDWRNPLWVATS; this comes from the coding sequence ATGTCAATTATAGTGTATCAAGATTTGCAGTCATGTTGTGAGTCCCATATCATTGAAACAACTACCCTTAACCTCAAAGTACCAACCCCAACTCCTATTGTAGAAACCACTCTGCCTCATCTACAAAGCAATTTGGAAAATATTACTAATGAAAAGTGCTGGAGTTCCCTTCAAAGTCTCTCCACCAActcaaaggaaaaggaaaacacTTACGTTCACCCTTTATCCAAACGACACTCCTCATCATCAAGACTTAGCGAAAAAAGCCTTGCATTATGTACTGAAAATTTGGGAAGTGAAACGGGAACGGATCAAACTATTGAAAGcagcattttctcattttcctcccACGAGTCAAAAACAGAGAAATCGCCAACGTTAATACCAAAAACAGATACTCAAGTCGAATCACCATCATCTAATTACAGTAAGGTGATCACTCATAACACTGAAAGCTGCCGAAAACTTCCACCTCCCTTGACAACTTTAAGAGGGTCGAATTCTCTACATGTTCGGCCACATAGAGAAGGTGGTAGGTTGGTCATCGAGGCTGTTGAGGCCCCGAAAATGCGCACTTATTTTCAAGCTGAAAGAAGCAATGGCCGCCTTAGGCTCTGTTTCTTTAATGATGGAAGCTCTGCTTCAAATTTTGGAATGGAAACGACCGATGAAGAGAAGGAAGAATTAAAAGTTGAAAACGACGTGTTTGAAAGTGAAAATAACGACgaggaagaggaggaagaagaagaacgagaagatgaagaagaggaagaagaaaatggcATGTACATGAAACAGGACATGGATGGAAATAGTTATGATGTTGAGGCCGAAATTGGAATAGTGAATTGTCAAAGGGTACGTAGGTGCAAGGAAGGCAGGCAAGGCAATAAGACATTTTGTGATTGGAGGAACCCTTTGTGGGTGGCTACTTCCTAA